One region of Bacteroidota bacterium genomic DNA includes:
- the asnB gene encoding asparagine synthase (glutamine-hydrolyzing), translated as MCGIAGFIDPRISAQDAPALLERMLSSIAHRGPDARGTYFHESMAIGQNRLSIIDLSADGNQPMHYFNASIVYNGEIYNYKELRETLIQKGYRFKTASDTEVILASYREYGENCVQHFVGMWAFALWDHESKYLFCSRDRFGIKPFFYLNEGDRFYFGSEYKALKPSPLFTNNVNWAQVSRGLQMGWNTYADETYFEVLKALPAASNLIFRNGQIKIEKYWDVPEGNRFEGTAQEKADRFRELFMDSIRLHMRSDVEVGGCLSGGLDSSAIASAVAKEFPSSDFQTFTVYYDGENEVDERPWANEVIKKYPVLKPHFMKPSMDQVGESFDRALYHADVPVAGSSPLSQYFVMQLAAQNKIKVLLDGQGSDEYLGGYMHSFYRLIGGLFKSVHPLRAFSEFRSHGKMQKMTLTKQSDVLLKSMITMFVPEQKAYGLEYKSYFPFLGPDQAIPFHLKQRNESPLKQFLYHLLFTTSLPTLLQFEDRNSMAFSIESRVPFLDHRLVEFAFSLDDRDLIHDGETKSILRKSMSGIMPDQIINRRDKKGFVTPGEVKWLRGPLKFLMDIDEKKIDRLHVQRVRSIIRDFNAGDNKNANLVWRIAVLNYWLKKI; from the coding sequence GTGTGCGGCATAGCAGGTTTTATTGATCCCCGAATAAGTGCTCAGGATGCTCCGGCTCTGCTGGAACGCATGTTGAGTTCCATTGCCCACCGCGGTCCGGATGCAAGAGGAACTTATTTCCACGAGTCCATGGCAATTGGTCAGAACCGCCTCAGCATCATTGATCTGAGCGCCGATGGTAATCAGCCGATGCATTATTTCAATGCAAGCATTGTCTACAATGGAGAGATCTATAATTACAAAGAACTTCGTGAAACATTAATTCAAAAAGGTTATCGCTTTAAGACCGCTTCGGATACGGAGGTGATATTGGCGAGTTATCGGGAGTATGGAGAAAATTGTGTTCAGCACTTTGTTGGAATGTGGGCCTTCGCTTTATGGGATCATGAATCAAAATATCTTTTTTGTTCACGTGACCGGTTTGGAATAAAACCTTTTTTTTACCTGAATGAAGGTGACAGGTTTTATTTTGGTTCTGAATACAAAGCTTTAAAGCCATCTCCTTTATTTACGAATAATGTCAATTGGGCTCAGGTCAGTCGTGGATTGCAAATGGGTTGGAATACCTATGCGGATGAAACTTATTTTGAAGTTTTAAAAGCATTGCCTGCTGCATCGAACCTGATTTTTCGGAATGGACAAATTAAAATCGAGAAATACTGGGATGTCCCGGAAGGAAATAGATTTGAAGGTACTGCTCAGGAAAAGGCGGATCGTTTTCGTGAATTGTTCATGGATAGTATTCGTTTGCACATGCGCAGCGATGTGGAAGTGGGAGGTTGCTTAAGTGGCGGCCTGGATAGTTCCGCAATTGCATCTGCTGTTGCGAAAGAATTTCCATCTTCAGATTTTCAGACATTTACCGTTTATTATGACGGAGAAAATGAGGTGGATGAAAGACCATGGGCAAATGAGGTGATCAAAAAGTATCCTGTACTGAAGCCGCATTTCATGAAGCCTTCCATGGATCAGGTTGGTGAATCATTTGATCGTGCTTTGTATCATGCGGATGTTCCTGTCGCAGGTTCATCCCCTTTATCACAATATTTCGTGATGCAGCTTGCAGCTCAAAACAAAATTAAAGTGTTGCTTGACGGACAAGGAAGTGATGAATATTTGGGTGGATACATGCATTCATTTTATCGTTTGATTGGCGGATTGTTTAAGTCGGTTCATCCTTTGAGAGCATTTAGTGAATTTCGGTCGCATGGAAAAATGCAAAAGATGACATTGACGAAGCAGAGTGATGTACTTCTAAAAAGTATGATCACAATGTTTGTCCCCGAACAAAAGGCATACGGATTAGAGTATAAGAGTTATTTTCCTTTTCTTGGACCGGATCAGGCTATTCCTTTTCATTTGAAGCAAAGAAATGAAAGTCCTTTAAAACAGTTTTTATACCATTTGTTATTCACAACCTCTCTGCCAACCTTACTCCAATTTGAGGATAGGAATAGCATGGCCTTTAGCATAGAATCAAGAGTTCCTTTTTTAGATCATCGATTGGTTGAGTTTGCTTTTTCATTAGATGACCGGGATTTGATTCACGATGGAGAAACAAAAAGTATTCTAAGAAAATCCATGAGCGGAATAATGCCTGATCAGATTATTAACAGAAGAGATAAAAAGGGATTTGTCACTCCCGGCGAGGTAAAATGGTTGCGAGGACCTTTGAAATTTCTAATGGATATTGATGAGAAAAAAATAGATCGTCTGCATGTTCAACGTGTACGTTCCATTATCCGTGATTTTAATGCGGGAGATAACAAAAACGCGAATCTCGTTTGGAGAATCGCGGTCTTAAATTATTGGTTGAAAAAAATATAG
- a CDS encoding glycosyltransferase — protein MKKILYITYYWPPSGGAGVQRSLKFVKYLPEFQIQPVVLTVDENKATYPLTDSSLLKEVPKDLEIVRTDSFEALQILSKVTSKSKIPYGGFANPGKEKFSQKVLRFIRGNFFIPDARKGWVDYALKAASKIITEQNIDTVVISSPPHSSQLIGLALKKKFPKLNWIADLRDPWTDIYYYKEMLHTPFAKAKDKRLERAVLEQCSAAIVVSDDIKRLFLQKSNAIAAAKVHVIPNGFDDVDFEAGVEPVKDKFLITYVGTIADSYNSEIFFSSVSKLKQQFPAFPLGIRFVGSVSGQVLEYLEKYNLKSHTEIIGHVSHDEAIRYMQKSSLLLLIIPHIQNDKGILTGKLFEYIGAKRPILGIGPVDGDAARIMNECNAGKMFSREQANELEIWLKDAVNRWEKNSSFRDGSVNSEKYSRKELTKMLAALIVNGF, from the coding sequence ATGAAGAAAATTCTGTACATCACCTACTACTGGCCGCCAAGCGGTGGAGCGGGGGTACAGCGATCACTGAAGTTCGTGAAGTACCTGCCTGAATTTCAGATTCAGCCCGTGGTGCTTACGGTCGATGAAAACAAAGCAACGTATCCGCTTACAGACAGCAGTCTGCTCAAAGAAGTTCCGAAGGATCTGGAAATAGTCCGCACGGATTCTTTTGAAGCCTTGCAGATTTTATCGAAGGTCACTAGCAAGAGTAAAATTCCTTACGGCGGTTTCGCGAATCCCGGTAAGGAGAAATTTTCACAAAAAGTTTTACGATTTATCCGTGGTAATTTTTTCATTCCCGATGCGCGGAAAGGCTGGGTGGATTATGCTTTGAAGGCTGCATCAAAGATTATCACAGAACAGAATATTGATACGGTGGTGATTTCGAGTCCGCCCCACAGCTCACAGCTGATCGGTTTAGCGCTGAAAAAGAAATTCCCGAAACTCAACTGGATAGCGGATCTGCGTGATCCATGGACGGATATTTATTATTACAAGGAAATGTTACACACTCCGTTTGCAAAAGCGAAGGACAAGAGACTGGAGCGAGCGGTACTCGAGCAGTGTTCTGCAGCAATTGTTGTGAGTGATGATATCAAGAGATTATTTCTGCAAAAATCAAATGCCATTGCTGCCGCCAAAGTGCACGTGATCCCGAATGGATTTGATGATGTGGATTTTGAAGCAGGGGTGGAGCCGGTGAAAGATAAGTTTCTGATTACCTATGTTGGTACCATCGCGGACTCTTATAATTCGGAGATCTTCTTTTCTTCGGTTAGTAAATTGAAACAGCAGTTTCCTGCATTTCCTTTAGGGATTCGTTTTGTTGGAAGTGTGAGCGGACAAGTGCTTGAATACCTCGAGAAATATAATTTAAAGAGTCATACAGAGATCATCGGACATGTTTCGCATGATGAAGCGATTCGTTACATGCAGAAATCCAGTTTGCTGTTGCTGATCATTCCGCATATTCAGAATGATAAAGGGATTCTCACCGGAAAATTGTTCGAATACATCGGTGCGAAACGTCCGATACTGGGCATTGGTCCGGTTGATGGTGATGCAGCGAGGATAATGAATGAATGCAATGCCGGGAAAATGTTTTCCCGGGAGCAGGCGAATGAACTGGAAATCTGGCTGAAGGATGCTGTGAACCGATGGGAGAAGAATTCGTCTTTCAGAGACGGCAGCGTCAACTCCGAAAAGTATTCACGTAAGGAGCTAACCAAGATGCTGGCGGCTTTGATAGTGAATGGATTTTAG
- a CDS encoding PKD domain-containing protein — protein sequence MMKWLVRDTFGQSYLVDFSTPIPTVSSSAAGYGYSVALGDNEDNNIMTDASNNILFTHLVYMNNFIEVRDAGYNVMPNGTGLLCNNSTQESAVVRIPCTTNKYYMVHSSVLPSNLYYSVVDMSLNSGNGDVIRKNTLIGNNIGEGKTVSHQLPTGCRWLIVPEIISTTQYNILRYLISDVGIGSPTVIATVTFNQTFNYGPYELELSPDNTKLAFSTHRDNPNDPDIIVWDFDFLSGTVSNRVDWSVSTDQIHGIEWSPDNSKLYYVGNVTTDDSDFGRINFTANAVELIDPLMGRYIGVIELAGNGRLYVSPNYNQDYLAEVANPNASTIAGIGYNHNGVFISASGMRSSLPSAIQGELPGTTTTPAFIWFEANATGNCSEYMFRDSSCLGTWWEWNFGDGATSNNEITTHHYSNSGTYDVTLRMVACGDTLVLTKPAYINVLNANPNASFQSSNSLCQGELVQFTNNSINANNYQWNFGDGTNASGFSQSHSYSSQGNFTITLIAIDTVSGCRDTITNTVNINRKPVCSFNTQLISCDLQVGFTNSSQFANSYLWQFGDGTTSTNQNPTHAYSNAGPYTIVLIATDTTTGCRDTSNQSININNATTGNFTFSLDTCSLNFTGNNTSQNANSYTWTFGDGNSNSQSNPVHTYLNSGTYSVQLIASNSTTGCRDTIAQTITFPPLPSSSFTYQVTPCSASIQFTNTSTAGITFNWNFGDGISGNGTNAIHNYTTTGQFNVSLVTTSNYGCKDTTQNTIQLSPLPVADFTYSIPPCSTIVQFSNQSSNYNLQTWTFSDGTTNQNVSPNHDFATSGVHSATLIITDGNGCVDTLSKTISIEPKPTSDFILNIDTCKYQVQLINQSTNSDSYVWYFGDQSTGTNSNENHQYINSGDYTIQLNASTTNGCIDSLQKTINLAPLPHADFQLSYQTCDSVIQLFNLSSASASYAWDLGDGNTSTQQNPSNTYASSGNYNIQLYVESQESCKDTITKNISVIRFTPAYFEANIDSCNGQLVLTSIVDQVTSYQWIFNSTDTSKTKNPSFEIPLTGTSFPLSLTVNENTPCANKLTKMIVVNTEIGERIFIPNSFTPNGDGINDIFKLFGWSNCDTYTFDIFNRWGEQILHSEDALDATWDGTYLNKRSPEGIYVYLLRGNNVQKTGMIMLTR from the coding sequence ATGATGAAATGGTTGGTAAGGGACACTTTCGGGCAATCCTATCTTGTTGATTTCAGCACACCAATTCCAACGGTATCTTCTTCCGCAGCGGGATATGGTTACTCGGTAGCATTAGGTGATAATGAAGACAACAACATCATGACCGATGCCTCAAATAATATTTTGTTCACTCATTTAGTTTACATGAACAATTTCATTGAAGTAAGGGATGCGGGGTATAATGTGATGCCTAATGGAACAGGATTACTATGCAACAATAGTACTCAGGAATCAGCAGTAGTCAGGATTCCCTGTACTACTAATAAATACTACATGGTTCACTCGAGTGTGCTTCCTTCAAATCTATATTATTCTGTAGTCGATATGTCATTGAATTCGGGAAATGGCGATGTTATTCGGAAAAATACTTTAATCGGAAATAATATTGGTGAAGGGAAAACTGTTTCGCATCAACTCCCTACCGGATGTAGATGGTTAATCGTACCAGAAATTATCAGTACCACTCAATACAACATCCTTCGTTATCTGATTTCAGATGTCGGAATCGGTTCACCAACTGTAATTGCAACAGTAACATTTAATCAAACTTTTAATTACGGACCATATGAACTGGAACTATCACCTGACAATACAAAATTAGCCTTTTCGACGCATCGTGACAATCCAAATGATCCTGACATCATTGTGTGGGACTTCGATTTTCTTTCCGGAACTGTATCCAACCGGGTTGACTGGAGTGTTTCTACCGACCAAATTCATGGAATAGAATGGTCACCGGATAATTCCAAATTGTATTATGTAGGAAATGTGACTACTGACGATTCTGATTTTGGAAGAATTAATTTTACTGCAAATGCGGTTGAATTAATCGACCCTTTGATGGGTAGATATATTGGAGTAATTGAACTTGCGGGAAATGGACGACTGTATGTAAGCCCCAATTACAATCAAGACTATCTGGCAGAAGTCGCCAATCCTAATGCAAGTACAATTGCCGGCATTGGATATAATCACAATGGAGTTTTCATTTCCGCATCAGGAATGCGTTCTTCTTTGCCAAGTGCCATTCAAGGGGAATTGCCAGGAACCACAACTACACCTGCTTTTATTTGGTTTGAAGCAAATGCAACAGGCAATTGTTCAGAATACATGTTCCGAGATTCTTCCTGTTTAGGAACATGGTGGGAATGGAATTTTGGTGATGGAGCAACTTCCAATAATGAAATAACGACTCATCATTATTCTAATTCCGGAACCTATGATGTCACACTCAGAATGGTCGCTTGCGGGGATACACTTGTTCTAACAAAGCCGGCATATATCAATGTACTAAACGCAAATCCAAATGCAAGTTTCCAATCTTCAAACTCGCTTTGTCAGGGCGAATTGGTTCAGTTTACCAATAATTCAATAAACGCTAACAATTATCAATGGAACTTCGGAGACGGAACAAATGCCAGTGGTTTTTCTCAATCACATTCTTATTCGTCACAAGGGAATTTCACAATAACATTAATTGCTATTGATACTGTTAGTGGTTGCAGGGATACAATTACCAATACCGTCAACATCAATAGAAAACCTGTATGTTCATTCAATACACAATTAATTTCATGTGATTTGCAGGTGGGATTTACCAACAGTTCGCAGTTTGCCAATAGTTACCTCTGGCAATTCGGTGATGGAACAACAAGTACCAACCAAAATCCGACTCACGCATATTCCAATGCAGGTCCCTACACGATTGTATTGATAGCAACTGATACAACCACCGGTTGTCGTGACACCTCAAATCAAAGTATAAACATTAACAATGCGACAACCGGAAATTTTACGTTCAGTCTTGACACCTGCAGTTTGAATTTTACAGGGAACAATACATCCCAAAACGCTAATTCTTATACCTGGACTTTTGGAGACGGGAATTCCAATTCGCAATCAAATCCTGTTCATACTTATTTGAATTCCGGAACCTATTCTGTTCAACTCATAGCTTCAAATTCTACAACGGGTTGCAGAGATACCATTGCTCAAACAATTACCTTCCCACCACTGCCTTCCAGTTCATTTACCTATCAGGTTACTCCATGTTCAGCGAGCATTCAGTTTACAAATACTTCTACTGCCGGTATTACTTTTAACTGGAATTTCGGAGATGGTATTTCCGGCAATGGCACAAATGCGATACACAATTATACTACCACCGGACAATTTAATGTGTCACTGGTTACAACATCAAACTACGGTTGTAAGGACACTACACAAAACACTATCCAACTATCACCACTTCCTGTGGCTGATTTCACCTATTCAATTCCGCCGTGCAGTACAATAGTTCAATTCTCAAATCAATCATCAAATTATAATTTACAAACATGGACTTTCAGCGATGGCACGACAAATCAGAATGTAAGTCCCAATCATGACTTTGCCACCAGTGGAGTACATTCAGCTACACTTATTATTACAGATGGAAATGGTTGTGTAGATACATTATCTAAAACAATCTCCATCGAACCAAAACCGACCAGTGATTTCATTCTGAATATTGATACCTGTAAATACCAAGTACAACTAATAAATCAATCAACAAATTCAGATTCCTATGTGTGGTATTTTGGTGATCAATCCACTGGCACAAATTCCAATGAAAACCATCAGTACATTAATTCCGGGGATTACACCATCCAACTAAATGCCTCAACAACCAATGGATGTATTGATAGTCTGCAAAAAACAATAAATCTTGCACCATTACCGCACGCGGATTTTCAATTATCTTATCAAACATGCGATTCCGTAATACAGTTATTTAACCTTTCTTCCGCCTCAGCTTCTTACGCCTGGGATTTGGGAGACGGAAATACAAGTACTCAGCAAAATCCTTCGAATACATATGCCAGCTCAGGAAATTACAACATTCAATTGTATGTTGAATCACAGGAGAGTTGTAAAGACACTATCACAAAAAATATTTCTGTGATCCGTTTCACACCGGCATATTTTGAAGCAAACATTGATTCCTGCAATGGACAGCTGGTACTCACGTCTATTGTGGATCAGGTTACATCGTATCAATGGATTTTTAACAGCACCGATACAAGCAAAACAAAGAATCCATCCTTCGAAATACCTTTAACAGGCACTTCTTTTCCATTATCATTGACCGTGAATGAAAACACGCCTTGCGCTAATAAATTAACCAAAATGATTGTTGTTAATACTGAAATTGGAGAAAGAATATTTATTCCAAATTCATTTACACCAAATGGAGATGGCATCAACGATATATTTAAATTATTCGGTTGGAGCAATTGTGATACCTATACCTTTGATATTTTCAACAGATGGGGCGAACAAATTCTTCATTCTGAAGATGCATTGGATGCAACCTGGGACGGAACTTATCTGAACAAAAGATCTCCGGAAGGTATTTATGTATATTTATTGAGAGGAAACAACGTTCAAAAAACCGGCATGATCATGCTCACCAGATAA
- a CDS encoding DUF4834 family protein gives MQEFLIIAILLILFFSTVRRFVFFNSTNAFNKAADQFMKRQEMEERKRKEEGKVYVENIPPGKKKMKDEGEYVDYEEVD, from the coding sequence ATGCAGGAATTTCTCATCATAGCAATACTTCTGATTCTCTTCTTCAGCACCGTGAGGAGATTCGTGTTTTTTAATTCCACCAACGCCTTCAACAAAGCTGCCGATCAGTTCATGAAGCGCCAGGAGATGGAAGAAAGAAAACGCAAAGAGGAAGGAAAAGTCTACGTCGAAAATATTCCTCCCGGTAAAAAGAAGATGAAGGATGAGGGGGAGTATGTGGATTATGAGGAGGTGGATTAA
- a CDS encoding transposase, which produces MGDHRLPVEIPRIRESSSGKCVPLPGLENLRNLAEPTEEVLKKVLHGISTRDYKKVTNHLAESFGLSSSQVSREFKEQSEEAFKHFCERTYEDHNFVVLLIDGKYLASEQMVVALGVTDKGIKIPVGFIQTSNENSRAISQLLKQILAKKFSFTDGLLVVIDGSKGLHKAVVDVFGKKQLFSVVSGTNVKMY; this is translated from the coding sequence ATGGGAGATCATCGATTGCCGGTGGAAATTCCAAGAATCAGGGAATCTTCAAGTGGAAAATGTGTACCGCTTCCAGGTCTGGAAAACTTAAGAAACCTAGCCGAGCCAACCGAAGAAGTTCTCAAAAAGGTTCTTCATGGAATCAGCACTCGTGATTATAAAAAAGTAACTAACCATTTAGCCGAAAGTTTCGGACTCAGTTCAAGTCAGGTCAGTCGTGAGTTTAAAGAACAAAGCGAAGAAGCATTCAAGCATTTTTGTGAACGAACCTATGAAGATCACAATTTTGTTGTACTGTTAATTGACGGAAAATATCTGGCCAGTGAACAGATGGTAGTCGCCTTGGGTGTGACGGATAAAGGGATCAAAATTCCGGTAGGTTTTATTCAAACATCAAATGAAAATAGCCGTGCCATAAGCCAGTTGCTTAAACAAATACTCGCAAAGAAATTTAGTTTTACTGACGGCTTACTTGTCGTGATCGATGGTAGCAAGGGGCTTCACAAGGCGGTGGTCGATGTGTTTGGAAAAAAGCAATTATTCAGCGTTGTCAGTGGCACAAACGTGAAAATGTACTGA
- a CDS encoding YfhO family protein: MKKFLPHIIAIVAFLVITFIYFFPLLEGKELRQSDTNNWKGMAQEIVSFQDKTGEKTYWTNSMFGGMPGYQISAVYGANLIQYIDKAILFLPAPANLFFLLLVGFYFLLVTLKVDNRVSIIGSLAFAFSSYLIIFLVTGHNTKVHAIGYMAPVIAGIIMTYRGRMWLGAALTGLFLALELNANHVQITYYLMLMVVILGIAELYSAFKEKRIPQFVKATALLGVMAILAVATNITNLWATQEYGKYSTRGPSELKADKENQTTGLDRDYITDWSYGIGESWTFLVPDFKGGASEGIAKNNKDALKGLDENYKQNIAQFSSYFGDQPFVGGPLYLGAIVCLLFVLGLFVVKGPMKWWLLASSLLFLLLSWGKNFMSFTNFFLDNVPGYDKFRAVTTTLVILEFTFPLLAILAVDKMVKETDFFTKYKKQLMYTLGGVLAVIGLMCVAPGVFTSFYTPTEYDQVTASVQGKNIGQDVIDAFFSNLSDARKHIVVSDAVRSFMFILLACALIWTYLRYRYSKEIFVYGLMFLIVLDLAPVGKRYLLTEDFVKKSANAVPFPMSQADQMIKQDTTQSYRVLNLAANVFNDASTSYYHQSIGGYHGAKLKRYKELIDYSLTPELAALKTGMQKPDSSFMAVLGGQPALNMLNTKYIIYNPDAAPLQNPGALGNAWFVKEFKVVANADSEIASLNSFDPARTAVIDQRFNEQITGFQPGNDSAATIKLTKYQPNHLIYSMNSSSDQFAVFSEIYYDKGWIAYVDGKEVPYARVNYVLRGMRVPAGSHTIEWKFEPTVVKTGEKIALASSALLILLVGGLGWMEWKKGKSSQAA; the protein is encoded by the coding sequence ATGAAGAAATTCCTGCCACACATTATTGCCATTGTCGCTTTCCTGGTAATAACTTTTATTTACTTTTTCCCATTGCTGGAAGGCAAAGAATTAAGACAGAGTGATACGAACAACTGGAAGGGGATGGCGCAGGAGATTGTTTCGTTTCAGGACAAGACAGGAGAGAAGACGTATTGGACGAATTCCATGTTTGGCGGAATGCCGGGGTATCAGATTTCGGCGGTGTATGGAGCGAATCTGATTCAGTATATTGATAAAGCGATTTTATTTTTGCCGGCTCCGGCGAATTTGTTTTTCCTGTTGCTGGTTGGATTTTATTTTCTGCTGGTGACCTTGAAGGTCGACAACCGTGTTTCGATAATCGGATCGCTGGCCTTCGCGTTTAGTTCTTATCTCATCATCTTCCTGGTGACGGGGCACAATACCAAGGTCCATGCGATCGGGTACATGGCTCCTGTGATTGCCGGGATCATCATGACTTATCGGGGACGAATGTGGCTGGGCGCGGCGCTCACGGGTTTGTTCCTCGCATTGGAACTGAACGCGAATCACGTGCAGATCACGTATTACCTGATGCTGATGGTCGTGATTCTGGGGATAGCGGAATTGTATTCGGCATTTAAAGAGAAAAGGATTCCTCAGTTTGTGAAAGCTACCGCGCTGCTGGGAGTTATGGCGATTCTGGCAGTTGCCACGAACATCACGAATCTGTGGGCGACACAGGAATATGGAAAATATTCTACGCGTGGTCCGTCTGAGTTGAAAGCGGATAAAGAAAACCAGACAACCGGTTTGGATCGTGATTACATCACCGACTGGAGTTATGGTATCGGTGAAAGCTGGACATTCCTTGTCCCGGATTTTAAAGGAGGAGCGAGTGAAGGCATCGCGAAGAACAACAAAGATGCTTTGAAAGGTCTGGATGAAAATTACAAACAGAATATCGCGCAGTTCAGTTCTTATTTCGGTGATCAGCCTTTCGTAGGCGGACCACTGTATCTTGGAGCGATTGTGTGTTTGCTTTTTGTGCTGGGATTGTTTGTTGTGAAGGGTCCGATGAAATGGTGGCTGCTGGCTTCCAGTCTTTTGTTTTTGTTGCTGTCATGGGGAAAGAATTTTATGTCGTTCACGAATTTCTTCCTCGACAATGTTCCGGGTTATGATAAGTTCCGGGCGGTGACGACAACGCTTGTCATTCTGGAATTCACATTCCCCTTGCTTGCGATTCTTGCGGTGGACAAAATGGTGAAGGAAACAGATTTCTTTACCAAATACAAAAAGCAATTGATGTATACGCTGGGCGGAGTGCTTGCGGTGATCGGTCTGATGTGTGTGGCTCCGGGAGTGTTTACTTCTTTCTATACGCCGACGGAATACGATCAGGTGACTGCATCTGTTCAGGGAAAAAATATCGGTCAGGATGTTATTGACGCTTTCTTCAGCAATCTTTCCGATGCGCGTAAGCACATTGTGGTGAGCGACGCGGTGAGGAGCTTTATGTTTATTCTTCTTGCCTGTGCTTTAATCTGGACATATCTGCGTTACCGTTATTCAAAAGAGATCTTTGTGTATGGTTTGATGTTCCTGATCGTTCTGGATCTCGCGCCTGTTGGCAAGCGTTATCTCCTGACGGAAGATTTTGTGAAGAAGAGTGCGAATGCTGTTCCCTTCCCGATGTCGCAGGCGGATCAGATGATCAAGCAGGATACTACACAAAGTTATCGTGTCCTGAATCTCGCGGCGAATGTATTTAACGATGCGAGTACTTCGTATTATCATCAGTCGATTGGTGGTTACCACGGAGCGAAACTGAAGCGTTACAAAGAGCTTATTGATTACAGTCTGACTCCGGAGCTTGCCGCTTTGAAAACAGGAATGCAAAAGCCGGATTCATCCTTCATGGCCGTGTTGGGTGGTCAGCCTGCATTGAACATGTTGAACACAAAATACATTATCTACAATCCGGATGCGGCTCCATTGCAGAATCCGGGTGCGTTGGGTAACGCGTGGTTTGTAAAGGAATTCAAAGTGGTTGCCAACGCGGATTCAGAAATCGCTTCATTGAATTCATTTGATCCTGCAAGGACAGCGGTGATTGATCAGCGTTTCAATGAGCAGATCACTGGTTTTCAGCCGGGCAATGATTCCGCTGCGACAATTAAGCTCACGAAATATCAGCCGAATCATCTGATCTATTCGATGAATTCATCTTCGGATCAGTTCGCAGTTTTCTCTGAAATCTATTACGACAAAGGCTGGATCGCTTATGTTGACGGCAAAGAAGTTCCGTATGCCCGTGTCAATTATGTATTGCGCGGCATGCGTGTTCCCGCAGGATCACACACGATCGAATGGAAATTCGAACCGACTGTTGTGAAGACAGGAGAAAAGATTGCCTTGGCCAGTTCGGCATTGTTGATTCTCCTGGTGGGGGGATTGGGTTGGATGGAGTGGAAGAAGGGGAAATCATCTCAGGCTGCCTGA